A stretch of the Rhinoderma darwinii isolate aRhiDar2 chromosome 3, aRhiDar2.hap1, whole genome shotgun sequence genome encodes the following:
- the FBXO7 gene encoding F-box only protein 7 isoform X2: MKLRVRAGKQSGRVELQDEEVTLGDLRTKLRQIFLPSLGFSADAAFSITLNGRDPLTEDESGLESLGIISGDLIVVVTADTPHPAPTQEQLPPPPTAPQTNNTDYEREAAALGAHDVAVIDCENSQPRPSSSQGAAAARAVAMEEEAPGCPPGPMLCSESADGKIPHSLEALYLSSSCTSANDALVVVTHLLMVETGYTEQGAKNKAASMPEGWKSNGGVYKLRYSHPLCGDSSAALVCVPMGKLVIINATLSIGNELKCVKRLQLSTDSYITYPQQDDVVASMFRDLQKFSRLFKDQLVYPLLAATRQALDLPDVFGLVVLPPELKLRIFRLLDTRSILSLGGTCKDLQADTEDPSLWRFLYVRDFRDHGIRDPHTVWKELYKQKHQQMCSVLRRRYEPYVPDFPPFHPSPFPPDQYPPNFPYPPGIIGGEYDQRPIFPFARDPLSLLDPRRPPVPGLFRPARPRFDPLSPGRFHTSPQSRWGPFL, from the exons ATGAAGCTGAGAGTCAGAGCGGGGAAGCAGAGCGGCCGCGTGGAGCTGCAGGACGAGGAGGTCACACTGGGGGATCTGCGGACGAAACTGCGCCAAATATTCCTCCCATCACTGGGGTTCAG TGCTGATGCAGCTTTCTCCATCACTCTGAATGGCAGAGACCCCCTGACGGAGGACGAGAGCGGCCTGGAGTCCTTAGGAATCATATCCGGGGACCTGATCGTTGTAGTGACCGCTGATACTCCGCACCCTGCCCCCACCCAGGAGCAGCTGCCACCGCCGCCAACTGCTCCGCAGACCAACAATACCGACTATGAGAGAGAAGCCGCCGCTCTGGGAGCGCACGATGTAGCAGTTATAGATTGTGAGAACTCGCAG CCGAGACCGAGCTCTTCTCAGGGTGCGGCCGCAGCACGAGCGGTAGCGATGGAGGAAGAAGCGCCCGGCTGTCCCCCGGGGCCCATGCTGTGCAGCGAGTCTGCGGACGGGAAGATTCCTCACTCCCTGGAGgctttgtacctctcctccagctGCACCAGCGCCAACGATGCCCTAGTGGTCGTCACCCACCTCCTCATGGTGGAGACTGGCTATACCGAGCAG GGTGCGAAGAACAAAGCTGCGTCCATGCCCGAGGGCTGGAAAAGCAACGGCGGCGTCTACAAGCTTCGCTACTCTCACCCGCTGTGTGGTGACAGCTCTGCGGCCCTCGTCTGTGTGCCAATGGGCAAACTGGTCATCATCAATG CGACCTTGAGCATCGGCAATGAGCTGAAGTGTGTGAAGAGGCTGCAACTTTCCACCGATTCCTACATCACCTACCCGCAGcaag ACGATGTTGTCGCCTCGATGTTCCGGGACTTGCAGAAGTTCTCGCGCCTCTTTAAGGATCAGCTCGTTTACCCGTTACTTGCCGCTACCCGACAAG CTCTGGACCTCCCCGATGTCTTTGGTTTGGTGGTTTTGCCCCCAGAGCTaaagctgcgtattttccgccttcTGGACACTCGCTCCATTTTGTCCCTTGGTGGCACCTGTAAAGATCTGCAGGCGGACACCGAAGACCCTTCTCTTTGGAGGTTTCTATACGTGCGAGATTTCAGAG ATCACGGTATAAGAGACCCTCACACAGTCTGGAAGGAG CTGTATAAGCAGAAGCACCAGCAGATGTGCAGCGTCCTGCGCAGGAGATACGAGCCCTACGTCCCGGACTTCCCACCTTTTCACCCCAGCCCTTTCCCACCTGACCAGTACCCACCTAACTTTCCCTACCCGCCGGGCATTATAGGGGGTGAATATGACCAGCGCCCCATTTTTCCTTTTGCCAGAGATCCCCTTTCATTGTTGGACCCGCGCAGACCCCCTGTACCGGGACTCTTTCGGCCCGCCAGGCCCAGGTTTGACCCTCTGTCACCAGGCCGCTTCCACACCTCGCCGCAGTCAAGATGGGGGCCTTTCTTATGA
- the FBXO7 gene encoding F-box only protein 7 isoform X1 has translation MGSSRALTRNSLLEGTAEGNRSPEATSLITPFGPRMKLRVRAGKQSGRVELQDEEVTLGDLRTKLRQIFLPSLGFSADAAFSITLNGRDPLTEDESGLESLGIISGDLIVVVTADTPHPAPTQEQLPPPPTAPQTNNTDYEREAAALGAHDVAVIDCENSQPRPSSSQGAAAARAVAMEEEAPGCPPGPMLCSESADGKIPHSLEALYLSSSCTSANDALVVVTHLLMVETGYTEQGAKNKAASMPEGWKSNGGVYKLRYSHPLCGDSSAALVCVPMGKLVIINATLSIGNELKCVKRLQLSTDSYITYPQQDDVVASMFRDLQKFSRLFKDQLVYPLLAATRQALDLPDVFGLVVLPPELKLRIFRLLDTRSILSLGGTCKDLQADTEDPSLWRFLYVRDFRDHGIRDPHTVWKELYKQKHQQMCSVLRRRYEPYVPDFPPFHPSPFPPDQYPPNFPYPPGIIGGEYDQRPIFPFARDPLSLLDPRRPPVPGLFRPARPRFDPLSPGRFHTSPQSRWGPFL, from the exons ACTCCGTTTGGTCCCAGGATGAAGCTGAGAGTCAGAGCGGGGAAGCAGAGCGGCCGCGTGGAGCTGCAGGACGAGGAGGTCACACTGGGGGATCTGCGGACGAAACTGCGCCAAATATTCCTCCCATCACTGGGGTTCAG TGCTGATGCAGCTTTCTCCATCACTCTGAATGGCAGAGACCCCCTGACGGAGGACGAGAGCGGCCTGGAGTCCTTAGGAATCATATCCGGGGACCTGATCGTTGTAGTGACCGCTGATACTCCGCACCCTGCCCCCACCCAGGAGCAGCTGCCACCGCCGCCAACTGCTCCGCAGACCAACAATACCGACTATGAGAGAGAAGCCGCCGCTCTGGGAGCGCACGATGTAGCAGTTATAGATTGTGAGAACTCGCAG CCGAGACCGAGCTCTTCTCAGGGTGCGGCCGCAGCACGAGCGGTAGCGATGGAGGAAGAAGCGCCCGGCTGTCCCCCGGGGCCCATGCTGTGCAGCGAGTCTGCGGACGGGAAGATTCCTCACTCCCTGGAGgctttgtacctctcctccagctGCACCAGCGCCAACGATGCCCTAGTGGTCGTCACCCACCTCCTCATGGTGGAGACTGGCTATACCGAGCAG GGTGCGAAGAACAAAGCTGCGTCCATGCCCGAGGGCTGGAAAAGCAACGGCGGCGTCTACAAGCTTCGCTACTCTCACCCGCTGTGTGGTGACAGCTCTGCGGCCCTCGTCTGTGTGCCAATGGGCAAACTGGTCATCATCAATG CGACCTTGAGCATCGGCAATGAGCTGAAGTGTGTGAAGAGGCTGCAACTTTCCACCGATTCCTACATCACCTACCCGCAGcaag ACGATGTTGTCGCCTCGATGTTCCGGGACTTGCAGAAGTTCTCGCGCCTCTTTAAGGATCAGCTCGTTTACCCGTTACTTGCCGCTACCCGACAAG CTCTGGACCTCCCCGATGTCTTTGGTTTGGTGGTTTTGCCCCCAGAGCTaaagctgcgtattttccgccttcTGGACACTCGCTCCATTTTGTCCCTTGGTGGCACCTGTAAAGATCTGCAGGCGGACACCGAAGACCCTTCTCTTTGGAGGTTTCTATACGTGCGAGATTTCAGAG ATCACGGTATAAGAGACCCTCACACAGTCTGGAAGGAG CTGTATAAGCAGAAGCACCAGCAGATGTGCAGCGTCCTGCGCAGGAGATACGAGCCCTACGTCCCGGACTTCCCACCTTTTCACCCCAGCCCTTTCCCACCTGACCAGTACCCACCTAACTTTCCCTACCCGCCGGGCATTATAGGGGGTGAATATGACCAGCGCCCCATTTTTCCTTTTGCCAGAGATCCCCTTTCATTGTTGGACCCGCGCAGACCCCCTGTACCGGGACTCTTTCGGCCCGCCAGGCCCAGGTTTGACCCTCTGTCACCAGGCCGCTTCCACACCTCGCCGCAGTCAAGATGGGGGCCTTTCTTATGA